From the Cryptomeria japonica chromosome 2, Sugi_1.0, whole genome shotgun sequence genome, one window contains:
- the LOC131046200 gene encoding uncharacterized protein LOC131046200 isoform X2, protein MGDHFILCVDRLITASTLESATAEAQRPSQHGHVPLQQNRVLALDSSSEDCKEVSSLDAESSEMIPDSHTCDYGDGPCNLVECRICQDEDDERNMESPCACSGSLKYAHRKCVQRWCNEKGDITCEICHQQYKPDYTAPQPAYPDDIPIDIRSSWEISEAELDLRDPRLLAMVAAERHFFESEYGEYSSVNSSGTSCLRSAALILMALLLLRHALAITNSGGDEDGSTFFTLFLLRAAGFILPCYVMARAMSVIHRRRQRQTAIAAAEVALRLQQEQARLVNRQHLINVQ, encoded by the exons ATGGGAGATCATTTTATTTTGTGTGTGGACCGTTTGATAACTGCTTCCACCTTGGAATCAGCTACAGCCGAGGCCCAGAGGCCATCACAACATGGTCATGTTCCCCTTCAGCAAAACAGGGTCTTGGCACTAGATTCTTCTTCTGAGGATTGTAAGGAAGTTTCATCCCTTGATGCCGAGTCTTCAGAGATGATTCCTGACTCTCACACCTGCGACTATGGAGATGGTCCTTGCAACCTGGTTGAGTGTCGTATCTGCCAGGACGAGGATGATGAAAGAAACATGGAATCTCCCTGTGCCTGTTCTGGAAGTTTGAAG TATGCGCATCGCAAATGTGTGCAACGTTGGTGCAATGAGAAAGGAGACATTACCTGTGAGATATGCCATCAG CAATACAAGCCCGATTATACTGCCCCTCAGCCAGCTTATCCTGATGACATTCCCATTGATATCAG GTCAAGTTGGGAAATATCTGAAGCAGAATTGGACCTACGTGATCCTCGCCTTCTTGCTATGGTCGCAGCAGAGAGACACTTCTTCGAAAGCGAGTATGGTGAATATTCATCAGTGAATTCGAGTGGCACATCATGTCTCCGTTCTGCGGCTTTGATT CTCATGGCTCTTCTGCTTTTACGACATGCACTTGCTATAACAAATTCTGGAGGAGATGAAGATGGTTCAACCTTTTTCACT CTTTTCCTTCTGCGAGCTGCCGGGTTCATCTTGCCTTGTTATGTCATGGCTCGGGCAATGAGTGTTATACACCGTCGTAGACAGAGACAG ACAGCAATAGCAGCAGCTGAAGTTGCCCTTCGTCTGCAACAGGAACAAGCTCGATTAGTGAATCGACAACACTTAATCAATGTGCAATAG
- the LOC131046200 gene encoding uncharacterized protein LOC131046200 isoform X1, whose product MGDHFILCVDRLITASTLESATAEAQRPSQHGHVPLQQNRVLALDSSSEDCKEVSSLDAESSEMIPDSHTCDYGDGPCNLVECRICQDEDDERNMESPCACSGSLKYAHRKCVQRWCNEKGDITCEICHQQYKPDYTAPQPAYPDDIPIDISRSSWEISEAELDLRDPRLLAMVAAERHFFESEYGEYSSVNSSGTSCLRSAALILMALLLLRHALAITNSGGDEDGSTFFTLFLLRAAGFILPCYVMARAMSVIHRRRQRQTAIAAAEVALRLQQEQARLVNRQHLINVQ is encoded by the exons ATGGGAGATCATTTTATTTTGTGTGTGGACCGTTTGATAACTGCTTCCACCTTGGAATCAGCTACAGCCGAGGCCCAGAGGCCATCACAACATGGTCATGTTCCCCTTCAGCAAAACAGGGTCTTGGCACTAGATTCTTCTTCTGAGGATTGTAAGGAAGTTTCATCCCTTGATGCCGAGTCTTCAGAGATGATTCCTGACTCTCACACCTGCGACTATGGAGATGGTCCTTGCAACCTGGTTGAGTGTCGTATCTGCCAGGACGAGGATGATGAAAGAAACATGGAATCTCCCTGTGCCTGTTCTGGAAGTTTGAAG TATGCGCATCGCAAATGTGTGCAACGTTGGTGCAATGAGAAAGGAGACATTACCTGTGAGATATGCCATCAG CAATACAAGCCCGATTATACTGCCCCTCAGCCAGCTTATCCTGATGACATTCCCATTGATATCAG CAGGTCAAGTTGGGAAATATCTGAAGCAGAATTGGACCTACGTGATCCTCGCCTTCTTGCTATGGTCGCAGCAGAGAGACACTTCTTCGAAAGCGAGTATGGTGAATATTCATCAGTGAATTCGAGTGGCACATCATGTCTCCGTTCTGCGGCTTTGATT CTCATGGCTCTTCTGCTTTTACGACATGCACTTGCTATAACAAATTCTGGAGGAGATGAAGATGGTTCAACCTTTTTCACT CTTTTCCTTCTGCGAGCTGCCGGGTTCATCTTGCCTTGTTATGTCATGGCTCGGGCAATGAGTGTTATACACCGTCGTAGACAGAGACAG ACAGCAATAGCAGCAGCTGAAGTTGCCCTTCGTCTGCAACAGGAACAAGCTCGATTAGTGAATCGACAACACTTAATCAATGTGCAATAG